A genome region from Tolypothrix sp. PCC 7712 includes the following:
- a CDS encoding antibiotic biosynthesis monooxygenase — protein MQVQQEEQFVTVVISQLVKPGCEQDYEIWMKEIIGAAKTYFGHLGTNVIRPQPGGRAEYVIILRFNNYENLKAWMTSRDREYWLKKGKHLVESEPHVQEICGLEAWFSLPGQPLKTPPRYKMALLTWASVFVLINLLNTFLVPLIRGLPPLMISLVITVTMVLLLTYVVMPRVSRLFSKWLYAK, from the coding sequence ATGCAAGTACAACAAGAAGAGCAATTTGTCACCGTAGTCATTTCACAACTAGTCAAGCCAGGATGCGAACAAGATTACGAGATTTGGATGAAAGAAATTATCGGTGCTGCCAAAACCTATTTTGGTCACTTGGGTACAAATGTGATTCGTCCCCAACCAGGTGGAAGAGCAGAATATGTAATTATCCTGCGGTTTAACAACTATGAAAACTTAAAAGCCTGGATGACATCACGCGATCGCGAATATTGGTTAAAGAAAGGCAAACATTTAGTAGAATCTGAACCTCATGTTCAAGAAATTTGTGGTTTGGAAGCTTGGTTTTCTCTACCTGGTCAACCATTAAAAACTCCACCTCGCTATAAAATGGCATTGCTGACTTGGGCATCTGTATTTGTGTTGATTAACTTGTTGAATACTTTCTTAGTCCCCCTGATTCGCGGCTTACCACCGTTGATGATTTCGCTGGTGATCACCGTAACTATGGTTTTACTGTTGACTTACGTTGTGATGCCGAGAGTTAGCCGTTTGTTTAGTAAATGGCTATATGCCAAGTAA
- a CDS encoding SMP-30/gluconolactonase/LRE family protein, with the protein MENSAGLPLIYADTPIELAPAKVITSFPVNTFLENIAIAADGTIFVSNHEIGTIVRITPDGNQQIHASLEGKVSGLAFTTNADLVTTGWSADSIPIVSLVTVDGKVETLLNMPDAIFLNGITPLSGTQYLTADSYRGAIWLVDIAQRSSSIWLEHPMLARSNPENILPAANGLKRFGNNLYVSNTERMLLLRIPITAANQPGEPEIFVQQTNLDDFAFDVEGNLYGATHIYNSVVRISPDGSTTIIAQAEQGVIGSTAVAFGQQESDSTAIYVVMNGGMFLPLPTGVVSANVVRLEVGKVGYPLG; encoded by the coding sequence ATGGAAAATTCAGCAGGTTTACCCCTTATTTACGCGGATACGCCGATAGAATTAGCGCCAGCCAAAGTCATTACCTCGTTTCCTGTTAATACTTTTCTTGAAAATATAGCGATCGCAGCTGATGGCACAATATTTGTAAGTAATCACGAAATTGGTACCATTGTTCGCATCACACCAGATGGCAATCAGCAAATCCATGCTAGCCTTGAAGGTAAAGTCAGTGGTCTAGCTTTTACCACAAATGCAGATTTAGTCACAACCGGATGGAGTGCAGATTCTATACCAATAGTCTCATTAGTGACCGTAGATGGTAAGGTAGAAACCTTGCTAAATATGCCAGATGCAATATTTCTCAACGGCATTACCCCACTTTCTGGCACTCAGTATTTAACTGCCGATTCCTACCGAGGTGCAATTTGGTTAGTAGATATTGCCCAACGTAGCAGCTCAATTTGGCTAGAACATCCAATGCTAGCTCGCAGCAACCCTGAAAATATTCTTCCGGCTGCCAATGGTTTGAAGCGGTTTGGGAATAACCTCTATGTTTCCAACACAGAAAGAATGTTGCTGTTGCGGATTCCAATTACTGCTGCAAATCAACCAGGTGAACCAGAAATCTTTGTGCAACAGACCAATCTTGATGATTTTGCCTTTGACGTAGAAGGTAACCTTTACGGAGCAACGCACATATACAACAGCGTCGTGCGAATTTCACCAGATGGGAGTACAACCATCATTGCTCAAGCTGAACAGGGGGTAATTGGTAGTACGGCTGTTGCTTTTGGTCAACAGGAAAGCGACAGCACCGCCATCTATGTGGTGATGAACGGTGGAATGTTTTTACCTCTGCCTACAGGGGTTGTATCGGCAAATGTTGTGCGCTTGGAAGTCGGAAAAGTTGGTTATCCCTTGGGTTAA
- a CDS encoding DUF1257 domain-containing protein, whose translation MSHFSTLRTKITDAEILKASLRDLGISVKTEADVRGYNGQRVRSDIVAVLEGEYDLGWSRNSDGSFDLIADLWGVAKKHNQTELINSINQKYAVNKTLAEVKQRGLQNANVKLVLQ comes from the coding sequence ATGTCTCACTTTAGCACTCTTCGCACCAAGATCACCGATGCAGAAATCCTCAAAGCATCCTTGCGCGACCTGGGTATCAGCGTAAAGACTGAAGCTGATGTTCGTGGTTATAACGGTCAGCGCGTCCGTTCCGACATCGTTGCTGTGCTGGAAGGCGAATATGACCTAGGTTGGTCTCGCAACAGTGATGGTTCCTTTGACCTCATCGCTGACTTGTGGGGTGTTGCTAAGAAGCACAACCAAACTGAGTTAATCAACTCCATTAACCAAAAGTATGCCGTTAACAAGACCTTGGCTGAAGTAAAACAGCGCGGTCTACAAAACGCCAATGTGAAGTTGGTATTGCAATAA
- a CDS encoding AAA family ATPase — translation MKEELNILIQAQYPLIYLVTSEEERAEQSISTIAQLLKPQRRVFVWTVTHGIVEYGQPRNVTQHNTVSPEAAIEWIIRHKEPGIFILKDLHPFIDAPATTRSLRDAIASFKGAHNIPKNIILMSPVQQVPIELEKEVVVLDFQLPDMAELNKVLTHHLDQNRGRRLTTEAREKLLRAALGLTKDEAEKVYRKAQVTTGRLTEDEVDIVLSEKKQLIRRNGILEYIEEDETIEAVGGLEELKKWLKQRSNAFTEKAREYGLPQPKGMLILGVPGCGKSLIAKTTSRLWGLPILRLDMGRVYDGSMVGRSEANLRNALKTAESISPTILFIDELDKSFAGSAGSGDSDGGTSSRIFGSFLTWMQEKKSPVFVMATANRVERLPGEFLRKGRFDEIFFVDLPTPEEREDIYNIHLTKRREDITRFDLGQLAKMSDGFSGAEIEQAIVAAMYEAFAQEREFTQLDIIAALKATLPLSRTMQEQVTALRDWARQRARPAASSVAEYQRMEF, via the coding sequence ATGAAAGAAGAGCTCAATATTCTAATTCAAGCTCAATACCCTTTAATCTACCTTGTGACCTCCGAGGAAGAGCGGGCCGAGCAATCAATCTCCACCATCGCCCAGTTGTTAAAGCCTCAACGCCGAGTATTTGTTTGGACAGTAACTCACGGCATCGTGGAGTATGGTCAACCCCGGAATGTCACCCAACATAATACTGTTTCTCCTGAAGCAGCAATTGAGTGGATTATCCGGCATAAAGAACCTGGTATTTTTATTCTTAAAGATTTACATCCTTTTATAGATGCGCCTGCAACAACTAGATCGTTAAGAGATGCGATCGCAAGTTTTAAAGGCGCGCACAATATACCGAAAAACATTATTTTAATGTCGCCAGTCCAGCAAGTGCCTATCGAACTGGAAAAAGAAGTGGTAGTTCTCGACTTCCAATTACCAGACATGGCCGAGCTGAACAAAGTTTTAACTCACCATTTAGATCAAAATCGTGGGCGCAGACTAACAACAGAGGCGAGAGAAAAGCTTCTTAGAGCCGCCTTGGGTTTAACCAAAGATGAAGCCGAAAAAGTCTATCGCAAGGCACAGGTAACTACAGGGCGTTTGACGGAAGATGAAGTAGATATAGTTTTATCGGAGAAGAAGCAACTAATTCGGCGCAATGGTATATTAGAATACATCGAGGAAGATGAAACCATTGAGGCTGTAGGTGGCTTAGAAGAGTTGAAAAAGTGGCTCAAGCAACGCTCTAATGCTTTCACAGAAAAAGCTAGAGAGTATGGTCTACCTCAACCTAAAGGGATGTTAATTCTAGGTGTTCCTGGTTGTGGAAAGTCGTTAATTGCTAAAACTACTTCCAGACTTTGGGGGTTACCAATATTACGCTTAGATATGGGTAGAGTTTACGACGGCTCAATGGTGGGTCGAAGTGAAGCCAACCTGCGTAATGCCCTCAAAACAGCAGAATCAATTTCTCCCACGATTCTGTTCATTGACGAGTTAGATAAATCCTTTGCTGGTAGTGCTGGTTCTGGTGATTCAGACGGTGGTACTTCTAGCCGGATCTTTGGCTCATTCTTGACCTGGATGCAAGAAAAGAAATCTCCTGTGTTCGTGATGGCAACCGCTAACAGAGTGGAAAGATTGCCTGGAGAGTTCTTAAGAAAAGGTCGTTTTGATGAAATTTTCTTTGTGGATCTGCCCACACCTGAAGAACGGGAAGACATATATAATATTCACCTGACAAAGCGTCGTGAAGACATCACTAGATTTGATCTAGGACAACTAGCTAAGATGTCCGACGGCTTTTCTGGGGCAGAAATTGAACAAGCGATTGTAGCGGCAATGTACGAAGCTTTTGCCCAAGAACGCGAGTTCACCCAACTAGATATTATTGCTGCACTGAAGGCAACCCTGCCGCTGTCTCGTACTATGCAAGAACAGGTCACAGCGTTGAGAGACTGGGCCAGACAGCGCGCCAGACCCGCAGCATCCTCCGTTGCTGAATATCAGCGAATGGAGTTCTAA
- the pgmB gene encoding beta-phosphoglucomutase codes for MVNLSVRDSQQNQTLTEATDWNVIETVFDPAQLHHKETVFTISNGYLGTRGTFEEGYPGDSTATLINGLYDKVVISHTELVNCPSWLPLEVKVAGDRFSMDSGEILNYERRLDLRLGILSRDVRWRSPKGHTLDFHFERFASLADQHVLAIRAQVTSIDFTGEISFSVGLDSEPQTQGVPHWKVVNQGGIEQIIWLYNQTRHSEIQLGMATKLVVEGENAPPVCLENANTSPTLTTTFQATPGKAATVEKIVTIFTSRETEIPIAAALQRLADEPRYATLLAAHIAAWEQVWQDSDIIIEGDRYAQLVVRYNLFQILAVAPRHDDRVSIPPKTLSGFAYRGHIFWDTEIFILPFLTLTQPALARNLLTYRYHTLPGARRKAQEAGYQGAMYAWESADTGDEVTPRWVPHASGNGELVRIWCGDIEVHINTDVAYAVWHYWQTTADDDWMHDYGAEIILDTAVFWESRVHWNAERQSYDILDVIGPDENHDRVDNNAFTNLMVRWHLQSALALWDWMKQAYPEKSAQLAQQLNLTTERLHKWTDIQERIFVNQEHSTGLIEQFEGFYQLEEINFADYEPRTTSLQGLLGIEATSQKQILKQPDVLMLIYLLREQYDYKTLATNWDYYTKRTDHTYGSSLGPAIHAILACDLNQPTHAYTHFLRSALVDLEDVRRNAAEGIHAASAGGVWQAVVFGFAGIKMTEFGPVASPHLPPTWQRLKFRLQWRNQWYDFDLRQETDMEIANQPADENLPSSQPEIQGVIFDLDGVLTDTSELHYLGWKRVADEEGIPFDREANDAIRGLPRRETLMQILGDRPVTETKIQEMMERKNNYFLQLIEEITAADLLPGVENLLKELRAAGIKVALGSSSKNAQTVIQRLGIGNKFDAIADGYSVSQPKPAPDLFLFAAEQIGVAPAKCLVVEDASAGIEAAKSAGMWSVGLGPVERLGIANVVLPSLEKVSWQDLQQQLANSQKSAVLQEA; via the coding sequence ATGGTCAACTTATCCGTTCGCGATTCCCAACAAAATCAGACACTGACTGAAGCTACAGACTGGAACGTTATTGAAACAGTCTTTGATCCCGCCCAACTGCATCATAAAGAAACTGTTTTTACTATTAGTAATGGTTATTTAGGAACGAGGGGTACTTTTGAGGAAGGCTATCCCGGAGATTCCACGGCTACATTAATTAATGGCCTATACGATAAGGTTGTAATTTCCCATACAGAATTAGTTAATTGTCCCAGCTGGTTGCCTTTAGAGGTGAAAGTGGCAGGCGATCGCTTTAGTATGGACAGTGGCGAGATTCTCAACTACGAACGCCGCCTAGATTTGCGTTTGGGGATACTTAGCCGCGATGTGCGCTGGCGTTCCCCCAAAGGACATACATTAGATTTCCACTTTGAGCGCTTCGCTAGTTTAGCCGATCAACATGTGTTAGCGATTCGCGCCCAGGTAACATCCATTGATTTTACAGGCGAAATTTCTTTTAGCGTGGGCTTAGATTCAGAACCCCAAACCCAAGGTGTCCCACACTGGAAAGTTGTGAATCAAGGTGGTATCGAGCAAATTATCTGGTTGTATAACCAAACTCGCCACTCAGAAATTCAATTAGGAATGGCGACTAAGTTGGTGGTAGAAGGCGAAAATGCACCACCTGTATGCTTAGAGAATGCGAATACTTCTCCAACTTTAACCACAACCTTTCAAGCGACACCCGGTAAAGCTGCTACTGTCGAAAAGATTGTCACCATCTTTACCTCCCGGGAGACAGAAATTCCCATCGCCGCAGCCTTACAACGTTTAGCAGATGAACCCCGTTACGCAACTCTGTTAGCAGCACATATCGCCGCATGGGAGCAAGTATGGCAAGACAGTGACATCATCATTGAAGGCGATCGCTATGCTCAGTTAGTTGTCCGCTACAATCTTTTTCAAATCTTAGCTGTCGCACCCCGCCACGATGACCGCGTAAGTATTCCACCCAAAACCCTCTCTGGTTTTGCCTATCGTGGACATATATTTTGGGATACAGAAATTTTTATTCTTCCCTTCTTAACCTTAACGCAACCAGCCCTAGCCCGGAACTTGCTGACCTATCGCTACCACACATTACCAGGTGCGCGACGCAAAGCCCAAGAAGCAGGCTATCAAGGCGCTATGTATGCTTGGGAAAGTGCCGATACTGGTGATGAAGTTACACCCCGCTGGGTACCCCATGCAAGCGGTAACGGTGAGTTAGTCAGAATTTGGTGTGGTGATATCGAAGTACATATCAACACTGATGTCGCTTATGCAGTTTGGCATTATTGGCAAACCACAGCCGATGATGATTGGATGCATGATTACGGTGCAGAAATTATCTTAGATACAGCCGTATTCTGGGAAAGCCGAGTTCATTGGAATGCCGAGCGTCAATCCTACGATATTTTAGATGTGATTGGCCCTGATGAAAATCACGATCGCGTCGATAATAACGCCTTCACCAATTTAATGGTGCGCTGGCATTTACAATCAGCCTTAGCGCTTTGGGATTGGATGAAGCAAGCTTATCCCGAAAAATCTGCACAATTAGCCCAACAACTCAACTTAACCACAGAGCGGTTGCATAAGTGGACTGATATCCAAGAGCGTATATTTGTCAATCAGGAGCATTCAACTGGTTTAATTGAGCAATTTGAAGGATTTTACCAACTCGAAGAAATCAACTTTGCCGATTACGAACCCCGCACCACATCCCTACAAGGTTTATTGGGAATTGAAGCCACCAGCCAAAAGCAAATTCTCAAACAGCCAGATGTCTTGATGCTGATTTATTTGTTAAGGGAACAGTATGACTATAAAACCTTAGCAACCAACTGGGATTACTACACCAAGCGCACCGACCATACCTATGGTTCCTCCCTAGGCCCAGCAATTCATGCCATCTTAGCTTGCGACCTCAACCAACCCACCCACGCCTACACACATTTTCTCCGTTCAGCCTTGGTAGACTTGGAAGATGTCAGGCGGAATGCAGCCGAAGGAATTCACGCCGCCAGTGCGGGAGGAGTTTGGCAAGCAGTGGTATTTGGGTTTGCCGGCATTAAAATGACGGAATTTGGCCCAGTTGCTTCGCCACATTTACCTCCCACTTGGCAACGTTTAAAATTTAGGCTGCAATGGCGCAATCAGTGGTACGACTTCGACCTGCGACAAGAAACAGACATGGAAATTGCTAACCAACCAGCAGATGAGAATTTGCCCAGTTCCCAGCCAGAAATTCAAGGCGTAATCTTTGATTTAGATGGAGTGTTAACTGATACGTCAGAACTACACTATTTAGGCTGGAAGCGAGTAGCCGATGAAGAAGGCATTCCCTTTGATAGAGAAGCTAACGACGCAATCAGAGGATTGCCCAGAAGAGAAACCCTCATGCAAATTTTAGGCGATCGCCCCGTGACTGAAACCAAAATTCAGGAAATGATGGAGCGCAAAAACAACTACTTTTTGCAATTAATCGAGGAAATCACCGCCGCCGATTTACTTCCTGGAGTCGAAAACCTCTTAAAGGAACTACGTGCAGCCGGGATTAAAGTTGCTTTAGGTTCATCCAGCAAAAATGCTCAAACCGTCATTCAACGTTTGGGTATTGGCAATAAATTTGATGCCATAGCCGATGGTTACAGCGTCTCCCAACCCAAACCCGCACCAGACCTCTTTTTGTTTGCTGCCGAACAAATTGGTGTTGCACCAGCCAAATGTTTAGTTGTAGAAGATGCCAGCGCTGGTATTGAAGCCGCTAAATCTGCTGGAATGTGGTCTGTAGGATTAGGGCCAGTAGAAAGATTAGGTATAGCTAATGTAGTTTTACCCAGCCTAGAAAAAGTCAGCTGGCAAGACTTGCAACAGCAACTAGCCAACAGCCAAAAGTCAGCCGTATTGCAAGAGGCGTAA
- a CDS encoding heavy metal translocating P-type ATPase yields MLYPQHLTKFTKEHGDTLAALVCGVLLFLGWFTLHLGWLGWAMLLLTAAYVIGGYESAREGLTTLVKEKQLDVDLLMIVAALGAASLGLWRREYHLIIDGAILILIFAISGALEGYAMRRTERSIRSLMSLTPDTARILRQGKEELVPIHQLQVGDEIIVKPGELIPTDALIVSGYSTLNQAAITGESLPMEKTVNDEVFAGTINGYGALKLKLHKPASSSLIQRVIRLVEQAQTEAPPSQEFIEQFERKYALIIVTLGLLLAIMPPFLWGWDWETTIYRALTFLVVASPCALMAAIMPTLLSAIANGARQGILFKNGAQLEKIGQVRAIAFDKTGTLTTGELQVCEVIPYGKYSQTDVLTAAASLESYSEHPIGKAIVQAAANIDWVGALEVQAIPGKGISGIIQEQQVMVGNAAFISEYVPEFPQDLQNLTQFWEQEGKTVVWVAQTRREDGYEIVGTLAIADMVRAEAAETIKRLRKLGVAEIVMITGDNQRTAHSVAQTVGIDRVYAELLPEDKLSVISDLQKKYQTVAMVGDGINDAPALAQASVGIAMGVAGSDVALETADVVLMADKLEKIAVAMHLGRRSQSIVKQNIVVALGFILLLLIGNFLGNINLPIGVIGHEGSTVLVTLSGLRLLK; encoded by the coding sequence ATGCTCTACCCACAGCATTTAACCAAATTCACCAAAGAACATGGAGATACCTTAGCAGCCTTAGTTTGTGGAGTGCTGTTATTTCTGGGCTGGTTCACCTTGCATCTTGGCTGGCTGGGATGGGCAATGTTGTTATTAACCGCAGCTTATGTAATTGGTGGTTATGAAAGCGCCCGTGAGGGGTTAACTACCCTCGTCAAGGAAAAACAACTGGATGTAGATTTGCTGATGATTGTGGCAGCGCTTGGTGCTGCTAGCTTGGGCTTATGGCGCAGGGAATACCACTTAATTATTGATGGGGCTATTTTAATTTTGATTTTTGCGATTAGTGGCGCACTCGAAGGCTATGCGATGCGGCGAACTGAACGCAGTATTCGCAGTTTGATGAGTCTAACTCCAGATACAGCCAGGATTTTACGTCAAGGAAAAGAAGAGTTAGTTCCGATTCACCAGTTACAGGTAGGGGATGAAATTATTGTCAAGCCAGGAGAGTTAATTCCTACTGATGCTTTAATTGTCTCTGGTTACAGCACCCTCAACCAAGCGGCGATTACAGGCGAGTCTTTACCTATGGAGAAGACAGTCAACGATGAAGTTTTTGCGGGGACAATCAACGGCTATGGGGCGCTAAAGCTCAAGTTACATAAACCAGCCAGCAGCAGTTTGATTCAACGGGTGATTCGGTTAGTCGAACAAGCGCAAACAGAAGCACCGCCTTCCCAAGAATTTATTGAACAATTTGAACGGAAATATGCCCTAATAATTGTCACTTTGGGCTTATTGCTGGCAATTATGCCGCCATTTCTTTGGGGTTGGGATTGGGAAACCACAATTTACCGGGCGCTGACATTTTTGGTAGTAGCCTCCCCCTGCGCTTTGATGGCTGCTATTATGCCTACACTGCTGTCAGCAATTGCCAATGGTGCCAGACAGGGGATTTTATTTAAAAACGGTGCCCAGTTGGAAAAGATAGGGCAAGTAAGAGCGATCGCATTCGATAAAACTGGTACTTTGACAACAGGGGAGTTGCAAGTCTGTGAAGTAATACCTTATGGTAAATACTCGCAAACTGATGTGTTAACAGCCGCTGCATCTCTAGAATCATACTCAGAACATCCCATTGGTAAAGCTATTGTGCAGGCAGCCGCTAACATAGATTGGGTGGGCGCGCTGGAGGTGCAAGCTATCCCTGGAAAGGGAATTAGCGGTATTATTCAAGAGCAACAGGTAATGGTGGGGAATGCGGCTTTTATTAGCGAGTATGTGCCAGAATTTCCCCAGGATTTGCAGAATTTGACTCAATTTTGGGAACAAGAAGGCAAGACAGTTGTGTGGGTAGCCCAAACCAGAAGAGAAGATGGTTATGAAATTGTCGGTACCCTCGCTATTGCAGATATGGTACGTGCAGAAGCAGCCGAAACAATTAAACGCTTAAGAAAGTTGGGTGTTGCTGAAATTGTGATGATTACTGGCGATAACCAGCGAACTGCCCATAGTGTCGCTCAAACTGTGGGTATTGATCGCGTGTATGCTGAACTGTTACCAGAAGACAAGTTATCTGTAATTAGCGATTTACAGAAAAAATATCAAACAGTGGCAATGGTAGGCGATGGGATCAATGATGCACCAGCCCTCGCCCAGGCTTCCGTGGGTATTGCAATGGGTGTGGCTGGTAGCGATGTGGCACTAGAAACAGCCGATGTTGTCCTCATGGCCGATAAACTAGAAAAAATTGCTGTAGCTATGCATTTAGGTAGGCGATCGCAAAGTATAGTTAAACAAAATATCGTTGTCGCCTTAGGTTTTATTCTGCTGCTACTCATCGGTAACTTTCTCGGCAATATTAACTTACCCATCGGCGTGATTGGGCATGAAGGCTCTACAGTATTAGTAACTTTAAGTGGTTTAAGATTGTTGAAGTAA
- a CDS encoding precorrin-8X methylmutase yields the protein MKTGCLTIKELTDAVGGGITPRMVRHYHQLGLLPQPVRSPSNYRLYTEKDVIRLQRIVALKQQGFQLNHIQQILEVEPEADTTKTLMAQLQKQYRAVMQQISQLRQTASALEGLLGRDQHCQNTQAEVLAQLKLLEVETQTGLGGLEQLWSGLDAEIHTHPEAFAESLHRLLPDLSERSEIEQHLISQLVLACGDVSLVSFVKLSRDAIAASRHALSANCQIVVDIPTVAAALDNPRLVHLGCPVKTLIDNPHITTATEAELAFWQQQQWREKLQQIPTGCIVVIGYAPSVLVEVCKAINKQQIQPALVIGMPIGFSHAPAAKRLLLQQPIPFITIESTVGGGLLAATALNALVESLIEKPDCHCYLSR from the coding sequence ATGAAAACTGGTTGCTTAACTATTAAAGAACTTACTGATGCTGTGGGTGGGGGAATTACTCCGCGCATGGTACGCCATTACCATCAATTAGGATTACTACCGCAACCAGTGCGATCGCCTAGCAATTATCGCCTTTATACTGAGAAGGATGTGATTAGGCTGCAACGGATTGTGGCTTTGAAGCAGCAAGGGTTTCAACTCAACCACATCCAGCAAATTCTGGAAGTAGAACCAGAAGCAGACACCACAAAAACCTTGATGGCGCAATTGCAAAAGCAGTATCGTGCAGTCATGCAGCAAATTTCCCAACTGCGACAAACAGCATCAGCATTGGAAGGATTATTAGGAAGGGATCAACATTGTCAAAATACCCAAGCGGAAGTTTTAGCACAACTGAAGTTACTAGAAGTGGAAACGCAAACAGGATTAGGCGGATTAGAACAACTGTGGAGTGGTTTAGATGCGGAAATCCATACTCATCCAGAAGCTTTTGCAGAATCTTTGCATCGATTGTTACCCGACTTATCTGAACGTTCCGAGATTGAACAACACCTAATTTCCCAACTAGTATTAGCTTGTGGTGATGTCAGTTTGGTATCATTTGTCAAGCTCAGTCGAGATGCGATCGCAGCTAGTCGTCATGCTCTCTCTGCAAATTGTCAAATTGTTGTCGATATCCCTACAGTGGCTGCTGCTCTAGATAATCCGAGATTAGTCCATTTAGGTTGTCCAGTAAAAACATTAATTGATAATCCCCATATTACAACAGCCACAGAAGCAGAACTGGCTTTTTGGCAACAGCAGCAATGGCGAGAGAAATTACAGCAAATTCCTACAGGTTGTATTGTGGTGATTGGTTATGCGCCTTCAGTGCTGGTGGAAGTATGCAAAGCTATAAATAAGCAACAAATTCAGCCTGCATTAGTGATTGGAATGCCTATTGGCTTTAGTCATGCTCCCGCAGCCAAGCGGCTTTTGCTGCAACAACCGATACCTTTCATCACCATAGAAAGCACTGTAGGCGGTGGCTTGTTAGCGGCTACAGCCCTTAATGCTCTGGTAGAATCGCTAATTGAGAAGCCAGATTGTCATTGTTATCTTAGTCGCTAA